The Gemmatimonadaceae bacterium genome has a window encoding:
- a CDS encoding VCBS repeat-containing protein, which yields MTAASHFLPAPARAASAGHHRLRGARRLGAGLLALLLAACGGGAGVGADSAAGWGEASQVKGNTARMAESLAVINARAYAAAAGNPFLNDARARALQAQLAGQPATEALELRFALAEEQLKAGRTTDAIDGLEALVKASGISWDSIAPHQKPFFDLLAVAYMRLGEQQNCLVNDIANICILPLRGGARHSKQAGARGAIQRYTALLRQYPDDRGSQWLLNLAWLQVGGYPDSVPKSMRIPGLATTSVERSFPEYVNVAGTVGLAVMGLAGGVNVEDFNGDGLLDLFTTGWGPRDPVHVFLADGKGGYADRTAGAGLARITGGLNALHADYDNDGDADVLVLRGAWMRESGPFPLSLLRNRGDGTFEDVTFDAGLYSTGPTNTAQFADFNLDGRLDLFVGYESYSKLNGGPSHRSKLFMGHDGGGFTEVSKAVGIDIDDFVKGAVWGDVNSDGLPDLYLSVLYGRNRLYMNRGGTSAADWHFEERGAQAGVQLPIASFTAMFLDVDNDGDEDLFVPSYDVNTTMHEFVAREYLGLPLTTRIGDVDVHFEDARLFRNRGDGTFEDMTATAGLARRVLFAMGSNFGDLDNDGWLDIYMGTGNPDLRSVIPNRMFRNVGGARFDEVTLPGGFGHLQKGHGVAFADMDRDGDQDIFAMQGGAYEGDVSTSVLFRNPGWAGTHWITLDLEGHTANRSAIGARIEVVVEDSAGGVRSLHRTVRTGGSFGAGPMQVHVGLGHAARIREVRVQWPDVARTRTVYPRLAMDGFYHLVQGAQPVALLRERVPFRTVAGPQPTMTMPGM from the coding sequence ATGACCGCGGCATCCCACTTCCTGCCGGCGCCAGCTCGTGCCGCCTCCGCCGGCCATCATCGGCTGCGCGGGGCACGCCGGCTCGGTGCCGGCCTGCTGGCGCTCCTGCTCGCGGCCTGTGGCGGCGGCGCGGGCGTCGGCGCCGACTCGGCTGCGGGCTGGGGCGAGGCGAGCCAGGTGAAGGGCAACACGGCGCGCATGGCCGAGTCGCTGGCGGTGATCAACGCGAGGGCATATGCGGCCGCAGCGGGCAACCCGTTCCTGAACGACGCGCGCGCCAGGGCGCTCCAGGCCCAGCTCGCGGGCCAGCCGGCGACCGAGGCGCTGGAACTGCGGTTCGCACTGGCCGAGGAGCAGCTGAAGGCCGGCCGCACCACGGACGCCATCGACGGGCTCGAGGCGCTGGTGAAGGCCAGCGGCATCTCGTGGGACAGCATCGCACCGCACCAGAAGCCGTTCTTCGACCTGCTGGCGGTGGCGTACATGCGGCTGGGCGAGCAGCAGAACTGCCTCGTCAACGACATCGCGAACATCTGCATCCTGCCGCTGCGGGGCGGAGCGCGGCACTCGAAGCAGGCGGGCGCGCGGGGCGCGATCCAGCGCTACACGGCGCTGCTGCGCCAGTATCCCGATGATCGCGGCTCGCAGTGGCTGCTGAACCTGGCCTGGCTGCAGGTGGGCGGGTATCCCGACAGCGTGCCGAAGTCGATGCGGATTCCCGGCCTCGCGACGACGAGCGTCGAGCGCAGCTTCCCCGAGTACGTGAACGTGGCCGGCACGGTGGGCCTGGCGGTGATGGGCCTGGCCGGCGGCGTGAACGTCGAGGATTTCAACGGCGACGGGCTGCTGGACCTGTTCACCACCGGCTGGGGGCCGCGTGACCCGGTGCACGTGTTCCTCGCCGACGGGAAGGGGGGCTACGCGGACCGGACGGCGGGAGCCGGACTCGCGCGGATCACGGGCGGGCTCAATGCGCTGCACGCCGACTACGACAACGATGGCGATGCGGATGTGCTGGTGCTGCGCGGCGCGTGGATGCGGGAGAGCGGGCCGTTTCCACTGTCGCTGCTGCGGAACCGGGGAGACGGCACCTTCGAGGACGTGACCTTCGACGCCGGGCTGTACTCCACCGGGCCCACCAACACGGCGCAGTTCGCGGACTTCAACCTCGACGGCCGGCTCGACCTCTTCGTCGGCTACGAGTCGTACTCGAAGCTCAACGGCGGGCCGTCACACCGCTCGAAGCTGTTCATGGGCCACGACGGCGGCGGCTTCACCGAGGTCTCGAAGGCGGTCGGCATCGACATCGACGACTTCGTGAAGGGCGCCGTGTGGGGTGACGTGAACAGCGACGGGCTGCCCGACCTGTACCTCTCGGTGCTGTACGGCCGGAACCGGCTCTACATGAATCGCGGCGGGACCTCCGCCGCCGACTGGCACTTCGAGGAGCGTGGGGCGCAGGCGGGCGTGCAGCTGCCGATCGCGTCGTTCACGGCGATGTTCCTCGACGTGGACAACGACGGCGACGAGGACCTGTTCGTGCCGAGCTACGACGTGAACACCACGATGCACGAGTTCGTGGCGCGCGAGTACCTCGGCCTGCCGCTCACCACGCGCATCGGGGACGTGGACGTGCACTTCGAGGATGCGCGACTGTTCCGCAACCGTGGTGACGGGACCTTCGAGGACATGACCGCGACGGCCGGCCTGGCGCGGCGCGTGCTGTTCGCCATGGGCAGCAACTTCGGTGACCTCGACAACGACGGCTGGCTGGACATCTACATGGGGACCGGCAATCCCGACCTGCGGTCGGTGATCCCGAACCGCATGTTCCGCAACGTGGGTGGCGCCCGCTTCGACGAGGTCACGCTGCCGGGCGGGTTCGGCCACCTGCAGAAGGGCCATGGGGTGGCGTTCGCGGACATGGACCGTGACGGCGACCAGGATATCTTCGCGATGCAGGGTGGGGCCTACGAGGGAGACGTCTCCACCAGCGTGCTGTTCCGCAATCCCGGCTGGGCGGGCACGCACTGGATCACGCTCGACCTGGAGGGGCACACCGCCAACCGGTCCGCGATCGGGGCGCGCATCGAGGTGGTGGTGGAGGATTCAGCGGGGGGCGTGCGCTCGCTGCACCGCACGGTGCGCACCGGCGGCTCGTTTGGCGCCGGGCCGATGCAGGTGCATGTCGGGCTGGGGCATGCGGCGCGCATCCGCGAGGTGCGCGTGCAATGGCCGGATGTCGCCCGCACGCGCACCGTCTATCCCAGGCTGGCGATGGACGGGTTCTACCACCTGGTGCAAGGGGCGCAGCCGGTGGCGCTGCTGCGCGAACGGGTCCCGTTCCGCACGGTGGCGGGGCCGCAGCCGACGATGACGATGCCCGGCATGTGA